A segment of the Camelus ferus isolate YT-003-E chromosome 27, BCGSAC_Cfer_1.0, whole genome shotgun sequence genome:
CTGGCTCTGAGTTCCAGACTTCCATTCCTGAGTCAGCAGCACAGGACTGTCTGAACCAGGGACAGTGCTTTGGAGCTGCCCGGGAGAAGCGAGCAAGTGTTCTCAGTGTCCACCCCCAGCGGCAGGAGGCCCTGTGGTTTGCTGTGGCCATCCATCCTCACCGTGCCTGAAGTATGAGTCAGCTCAGCTGAAGTCCTGAGGTTTGCAAAGTTCTTGGGGTTCTGGGAATGACCTGAGCTCTGCTGGTCTCCTTGGTGCCAAATATGTCAGTAAGAATACCTTTAGTGAGTAGTCGGAAGGTAAAAATGAACTCTCCACTCCATGGGACACTAGAAAAATcagattctttatttaaaaatattttcaaaggctaATGCCATCATGGAACAACCCAAGGACAGTTGAACCAAGCTCTCAGGGAATCAGAGGCGCATCCGCCAATGCCAGCAGGTCTGTATAAATACACGTGGTTTATGAACAGAAGATATGCTGGTTGAGGGACAGGCACACTTACACCACTCCAAGCCCTGGACCCAAGAGGGCATCCAAAGCCACCTAGCCCCCTACGTGCCTCTCGCCCTCTCTGAGCCCGGGGCATGGCTGGAGACTCGATTCACCAGCAGGTTGGCACAGCCACCCATGACTTGGCACCTCTCATGGCCTCTGGCTCAACTCAGCAAGGCTCAGAGAATGGACCTGTTCTCCCTGCCCTTCAGCAAGGACCAGGGAGGGGAGGCACTGGGGCAAGTTGGATTATTTCCCTGAAAATATGATGGAAAGGAGTGATGAAGGGGGCTGGTTCCAAAAAACTCACCCAGCGTAGCACTGTGGAGAAGGGAACAGGGCCGTTGCACCTGAGACATACAGACTTGGTGCAAGCGGCCCACAAGGCCAAGCTCTAAGCCCAGTCCTGGAACCTGGGATGGAGAGGGGATGAGGGTCTCCAGTCTGAGCTTAGAGCATTGTCACCTCCCTGACAGTCTCCCGGGTGGGCATTTGGATGTGTCATAAACAGGACCATCACAGCGCCGGCCACACTGAGTAATTTCCACCTGGATTTCTCCCCAGTTTACCTCTCAGGTGTCTGAAAAGGGGAAAACAGTGGCTATTTCTGACACCACCCACCCCATCACCAGTGACTTTTTCCCTGCTACCTCTGGCCTCCTCACAAAGGCCTTTCCAGAACTTCCAACGGTACGTCTTAGCAGTTGGGGGTTTCAGGGAGAGCAGGCCAGAGTTTTAAGGCACAGAAAAGCTTTTTAGTATTGAGAAGACCTTGACAGTTGAGAAGAAAGAATCTCTAAGGCAAAGCCACCACCCTTTCTACTGTGTCCGCACTTTCTACTCTCTACCTTTCTTGTCCCCAGAGGTATCAGACAGACCCCCTTGGCCTGGCCCCTGCACTGTGCCAGGCCCTCCTTGGACACCCCCATCTAACTCCTGGAGAATGGAGCCCATGGAGTGGGGGACCCTTCTACATGGCCTGCAACAAACACACTGACTGCAGGTGACACAGCGAGCTCTGCCCCGGGGCCCTGACACCATCACGCCCAGCCGCCCAGCTGCCCAGCCGAGCCCGAGATCCGGGCAGTCAGGCAGGGAGTACAAAGCAAGACCTCAGCTCAGAGCCACCGCCCTTCCCATCCCCTATGTCCCACCTGGGGCGCCCTGGCGATGTCTGAGCACACCGGGGGAAGGTCCAGCACCAGGTCCGTGACCACAGTGAACAAAGGCCCTGCTCCACCTGCCTCACCAGGAAGTGGCAGCTGAGGACACAGAATGCTAGATCTCTGTTTTCCTTCGCAGCCCCTGGCCCCTGCTGTAGGCCGTGTCCGCCCAGGTTCAGCCCACCTCTGTGTGAGGGGCCAGAACAGAGTCTCAGTGCAGCACACGGACGTGGTCCTCTCCTGCTAGAGTCCTGACCACAGGCCTCTTCTCATTCAGAGCTTGCCTCACCTCCCTCCAGTCTGCCCCGGTGGGTGCCTGGCTGCCTGGAGAGAAGCCCTCTGAGGCCCAGAACAGGGATTCACGGGGACCCCAGGGACTCCACAGTATGTTGGGAGACCGCAGGGCCCCACACTGGCGGTTTGGGTTCTGGCCTCTGTCCCACCACTGGAGTGAGCCATGTGACAGTCAAGTATCAAAGCATGGCCTCTGTCCCTTGGGGTGGCTCCTAGTGCTCTGCCTGTGTGCCAGGACTGTTTTCAAGgaacaagttaattttttttttcattgaagtggtTGCTGAAGCTTAGTGAACAGAATTCCTCAGCTAGCTCCAAAAATCTGGCTTTTTGTCCGAGTCCCAAAATTTAGGAGCTTTGTAAACAGACACTTCAGATCACTCatgaaaggagggagaagagctggggggaggaggagggacctgGAGTGTCTTCCTTCAGACTCAGTCTCagcgcagcagcagcagcaatcaAGGGGACCGTTGGTGGCACCTCAGCACCCAGAGCATCCTTCTCGGAGGAGTGAGGACAAAGGCCAAGTGGCTGTTACCTGCACACAGGAGAGATGCCAGGTCAGACAGATGGGTCAGCAAGGACCTCCCCCGACGAGAGAGGGTCAGGGTGGCACCCGTGGCCCGCCCTGCTGAGGGCCGGCAGGCCAGCTCAAGGGCAAGGCCGAGGCCCGCCAGGTGACAAGCAGCCTGGTTGTAGGTTTTGGCTCCTGCCCTTAACCCTCAATCCCCGAGGCCTTAGAAAGAGAGAGGGCGTCACCTGTGCCCAGGGACTGAGCCAGCCCAGCTCAGGGAGCGCAGCTGCCGTTCCAGCCGGGAGATGCGGAAGGCCAGGTAGGATGAGGACGCGACCAGGAGGCAGATCCTGGAGACAGGGGTAAGACGGGATcgagcccctcctccaggaaggaggcATTCTTACAGGCTCACCAAAAACAGACGTGGGACTAAGCTGCTCTTACGATTGGAGGGATGAAAGAACCCTTTGCCCTGCAGCTGTGTCCAGACCTGGGCAGCTTTCTCCCAAGAGGCCCCATGGGGGTCCTGAGACTCGTCCCCATGGAGGTGCCCTCAGAGCTCCGGGTCCTTCAGCTGGGCCACCTTCCCTCTGACCAGCCGCCTTGGTCCCACACCCCCTCCAGGAGGCCACTAAGGTGACCCCTAAGGCGGCAGCCCCCCCCAGCAAGTGCTGAGGCTGACAGTCCATACCCAGCCGACAGAGCCAGAGTGGCAGGGCTGCGAAGGAGAAGCGAGGGACATaatgagggaaggggaagggaagccGGGGCTGGCTGTTCGGGAAGCGTCCCAGCACCCTCACTGCTGTGCTGGTCCTTGGGCAGAGTCACAGACAAGCCTGGGCTCCAGAAACCGCCCCCGCGGTGGGCAGCGGAAAGGCCGTGGTCCTCCCGGGTCTACCTACGGGCCTCCCAGACTctgccagccctcctcctccccagtcctgggcCGCCTCTCCTCTCCTCAGCAGCCTCACACCTTGCTCCTCCCCACGGCGCAGGCTCAGCCCTGAATGACGGGCTGTCGTGAAGGAGACACTTTGTCCTGCTCTGGAAGGGCCGCCAGCCACCACCCAGGAGCTTGTGGGTGACTCGAACCTTCCCCTCGCTCTGGGCAGCGGCCTCCCCACACACCGGGGCCCCTGCTCTAGACATCCAGACAGCAGGCGggtctgcccaccccaccccccatcgtCACCTACAGCACGAAGACGACCTTCAGGAGCCGGTAATCCCAGAGCCTCAGCTCCCCGGCGCTCTGGGTCTCCTCCTCCAGCGTCTCCTCCTCCCTGACAGCGCTCTCTGCAACAGAACGGCAGTCGGCAGTCGGGCACCTTCCAGGGGCAGAGGGCGGGGCCCCAGCACGCTCCCCCAGCCCGCCCTCTGAAGCTGCTTGGGCGCCAGGCTTTCCCGTCTGGGTCTGGAGAAGGAAGCAGCTCTCAGAAGCCCTGCTGGCTGCGATGACCCCTTTtcacagaagagggaggagggacagcctGGTCTTTGCAAGCAGTTGCCATGGACGAGCTCCCTGAACTCACCAGACCccagaggcttcctggaggggaagAAGCCATCCGTGGAGCCCATGGATGCATGAGGGATACAAGGGATGTTGTCCGGGAGGGACAGGGACCTGGAGGCAGGGCACACTTTTCTCCACTTCATCTCGGGGATGAGGACTTcctgcagaggaggcaggagaagctgTCTCACCGTGGCCCTTGGGAATCTCACTTGCCCTAAGGGGTCCATGCTAGGTTATCAAAGCCCGTCCAGACAGTACCAGCATGGACGCCTAGCAAGCGTGGAAGCAGGTCCCCAGCAGCGGGAGGAACCACCGCCATCGcagtcccctgcctccctcagcctcccctgtCTTGCTCCCTTGCAGTGAGTGGCCACTCTTCCAGGGAACGGCGTCTTCGAACACTGAAGTGTAGAACCACAGTGGAATCTAGGACTGTGAGCCAACCCAGGTGCAGCTCAGATCAGCTGAGTCCAAGAAAGCTCAGCACCGTGTATCTTAGGTGGGGTAAGTCATGGCCCCTGCTCATCTGGGCTGTAACCCTAAGCACATCGCCGACCTTGGCAGGGGCACCAGGTGTCCCCATCAACAAAAATGGGAACGTCACCTTCTGTCCCCTGCGTGGCACCGTGCACATTGTATGCTTGGCTAAACGCTTAATAGTTACTGAAGGAAACGCCAAGCGCCCTGGGGTCATTTCCGCTCTACCCTCATCCCTGCTCTGCAAACTTGGTTCTGCCaacccagagccccaggggcaAAAGAAACAGCTGGGATCTCAGCAAATCTAAAATGAGCCTGCCGGGTTCTACAGCGAGAGCCTTCGCAGCTCTCCCCCGGGGACAGCTCTGTCCCCTTGCAGGCCCTCCTGACTTTGCTACAGGAAAGCGGATGGGTTGCGGCTCTGTGCCCATAAAGGTGTGGGTCCAACCTGGGCTGTGTTCTGCCCAGAACAGCAGCAGTCTGCCCAGAGCCTGGTGGCTCTGCGTGGTTCGGCGCAGAGGGCCTAGGGGACCGCCGGCCTGGGCTGGCCCCGGAGCCGGGCCCCCAGCTCCGCACTGCCGGCCCCTGGGAAGCCCCCGAGCCCCGGGCACACTCAGGCCAGCTGCTTCCCAGTTCAGCTCTCACCAGAGACTCGCACTCAGGTTCCTCTGGAAACTCTCTTATACTCAGACTCTTCTTGCTGGAAggctgaggagggaagggaacaggGGTCACTGGTCCATCTGGAACAGCCAACGTCAGGCATGGGGAGGTGACAGCACTCTCCAAGAGAGCTTTGCCTCCCAGTAAGCCACTTTGGGTGAGGTGGCGCTGATAGCTCCCCAAGTTTGCAGGGGGGCCCCCAGTTAATGCTGGGACAGTGGGCAAATCCAAAGCAAGGTGCTCCCCAAGCTACTGCCCCCGCCGTTTCCCTGCCGGAGGCCAGAGAGTTGCAGGCACGTTGAGCAGCGGCCACGTGCTCCTGTCCATCTGTGCCCTGAGGAAGCACGGGTGAGGGCACATCCCCGGAGACCCAAGGGCCCAGTGGCCTCGGGCCCAGGCTCATAAGCACAGACACGCGGCCCAAGGACTGCCTGTGGCTCCCCTGCCCCAGTGTCTGCCCCGTGCTGGAGGGATGGGCTGACCTCTCCCAGCGGCCGTGACCCCAGAGCTCAGTTCTGAGCAGCCTCCCcggcctgccccctgcccccgaGCTGCACACCTGCAGGTGGGTGCACACCCTCCTCAGCACGTCATATACGCTGTCCCGGGAGAGCAGTGACACAAAGACATACTGCAACACGGAGAACAGAAAAGGGTAGGTAAGTGGGCTTAGCACCAGGCTCAGGCTGCGGCCCCCAGGGCTGGGCGGGGAGATGGACGAGAGAGCACTGGTCCAGAAACTCACGGACCTTCcggctggtggtggtgatggccaGGCCGTTGGGAAGGAGCCGCGCCATcttgtgctttttgatcatttgcaCCGACACCACGGGAATGACCACCTGAGGACAGAGGCATGCTTCTCTCAGGACTCACCCCCTAGGACAAGGTCCCTTCACCTCCTGCCTcaggcccctgccccagctggcGGTGAGCCCAGCACAGACGCCATGGAGAAGCCCAGCCCCACGTGGGAGGGCATCTGAGCCTTCCACCTTCCCATGCAGGCGCCCGTCCAGTTACACCCCCAGTCCTTGGCAGCACGTCGCTCTGGGCTCTCAGCCTGTTATCCAGGTGGCAAGGATGGTGAATCCCATACTCCAGTAGGAGTTCCCTGAGCCACCACCTGGCCACACTATGGCCCCCCAAAGTGTGACATCCCACTCTGATTCTGAAGGCATTTTGGAGGCACCCATAGGCAGAATAATCTGGCAGTGAACTGTTCTGGCCAGCTCAGGCCTGGAGTCCAGATGGGGGCCCCTGTCTGGAAGGAGTGGGGCTGCTCCCCTGGATTGCAGGTGGGAGGCCCCATCAAGTGCCCGCAAGCAGAGGGGCAGGCCTGACTTGAGGCGTGCCGGCCGGGCAGGGGCTGTCTCTTCCCTGGGCGAGGGTGAGGGCCTCACTTATTACTACCTTGACATCCTTGCCGAAGAGGCTGGCATGGAAGCAGAGCCAGTTGGGGGAGATGTAGAGCCGGCCCTGGAGAAGGAGGTCCCTCTGGAGGGCGCAGGAGCACACTGGGAGGTCACAGGAAAGAGAATGCCATGAGCAAGGCCAGCCCAGGAGCCCCGATGCCTGGGTCCACACACTCAGGAGTCTGGAGTCCAGCCTAGGAACTGCTCTGCTCAGTCCCCTTCCCCGACCCGTTCCCCCAGCACCCTGAGCGTCCTCCCCTGAGGCTCCtgcctgccctcaccccaccGGGCCCACCAGACAGCTAgatgtttcctcctcctcctcccatgccCCAGAAGGTCTCGCAGGTGTCTACCCTGGTCCCCCACGCTGGATTTTCACCCCCTCGGGCAGAACTCCttgtcctgccctgccctggagaGAGGACCGTGATTGTGCAAATGTTCCCGCACACTCATTGAGAGGCTTGAGCAGGAAAGAAGAGTCACTGAtaagagcagaaaagaaataagatttgGAAGCCCTGATATTTCCTCAAGAAAACTTCCAAAAATTCACCTTCATATCTCAAATCAGCCCAGCCTCCTCACACTTCTGGAGAAAAAAGGACCAACCACATTCAACGGGCAGTCAGTTCCCATATCTGATTTGTGCCTGGAGCCTCCAGGGGAGGACCTGGGCTGCGAGCACTGCCGGCGCCCGCCCAGCCACGCCAGGGAGACCACTCACCTTTGAGAACCGCCTCCTCCAAGGGGACGTCCTTAAACAGCCTGTGGTATTGCTGGTTGTATTTACTCAGTAGTGTCTGCAAACACACGAGCTGGCTCTGAGAAGGCCCGGAGACCAGACCACCAGAGGGGCCCCGCTCCAGCCACCAGGAAGTCAGGCTAAGGGCGTGGGGGGCGGTCGTCCTACAGGGGTCTAGCACGAAGCAGCCGGTAAGGGGCCGGTGGGCGTGGAGGGCTGAGTTCCAAGCACAGCTTGTCTCCTAGTGACGTGAGATTTTGACAGGCAGCCTGTGACTGGAGGGGACACCCACTCAGGCTTCCTGGTGGCTGGTCTGTGGCCAAGGAGCCAACAGGCACTGAACTCAGACCACCCAAGCCCCCTCTCTCGGTGGGCAGTGAGAAGTCGGCCTGCACACACTTACCCCTTCTCGGCCACACTTCTTTATGTTTTCATCCTTCACGCCTTCTGGCCAGTGCGGACTGCAAAGGAGACAGGCCGTTCCAGGGACAAGGAACCCCCTCGTCCTGCCCATGCGTCCAAGAGCCAGATCTGCCCTGGCCTCGAGCCACAAACttggggcaga
Coding sequences within it:
- the GRAMD2A gene encoding GRAM domain-containing protein 2A isoform X3 — protein: MTALSRGEAAEASSNQQMHGKTASLKSTEKLDRVQRPPDSSPHWPEGVKDENIKKCGREGTLLSKYNQQYHRLFKDVPLEEAVLKVCSCALQRDLLLQGRLYISPNWLCFHASLFGKDVKVVIPVVSVQMIKKHKMARLLPNGLAITTTSRKYVFVSLLSRDSVYDVLRRVCTHLQPSSKKSLSIREFPEEPECESLEVLIPEMKWRKVCPASRSLSLPDNIPCIPHASMGSTDGFFPSRKPLGSDPDGKAWRPSSFRGRAGGACWGPALCPWKVPDCRLPFCCRERCQGGGDAGGGDPERRGAEALGLPAPEGRLRAVTATWPLSSLLREGCSGC
- the GRAMD2A gene encoding GRAM domain-containing protein 2A isoform X1 — encoded protein: MTALSRGEAAEASSNQQMHGKTASLKSTEKLDRVQRPPDSSPHWPEGVKDENIKKCGREGTLLSKYNQQYHRLFKDVPLEEAVLKVCSCALQRDLLLQGRLYISPNWLCFHASLFGKDVKVVIPVVSVQMIKKHKMARLLPNGLAITTTSRKYVFVSLLSRDSVYDVLRRVCTHLQPSSKKSLSIREFPEEPECESLEVLIPEMKWRKVCPASRSLSLPDNIPCIPHASMGSTDGFFPSRKPLGSDPDGKAWRPSSFRGRAGGACWGPALCPWKVPDCRLPFCCRERCQGGGDAGGGDPERRGAEALGLPAPEGRLRADLPPGRVLILPGLPHLPAGTAAALPELGWLSPWAQVTATWPLSSLLREGCSGC
- the GRAMD2A gene encoding GRAM domain-containing protein 2A isoform X2 — protein: MHGKTASLKSTEKLDRVQRPPDSSPHWPEGVKDENIKKCGREGTLLSKYNQQYHRLFKDVPLEEAVLKVCSCALQRDLLLQGRLYISPNWLCFHASLFGKDVKVVIPVVSVQMIKKHKMARLLPNGLAITTTSRKYVFVSLLSRDSVYDVLRRVCTHLQPSSKKSLSIREFPEEPECESLEVLIPEMKWRKVCPASRSLSLPDNIPCIPHASMGSTDGFFPSRKPLGSDPDGKAWRPSSFRGRAGGACWGPALCPWKVPDCRLPFCCRERCQGGGDAGGGDPERRGAEALGLPAPEGRLRADLPPGRVLILPGLPHLPAGTAAALPELGWLSPWAQVTATWPLSSLLREGCSGC
- the GRAMD2A gene encoding GRAM domain-containing protein 2A isoform X4, whose product is MTALSRGEAAEASSNQQMHGKTASLKSTEKLDRVQRPPDSSPHWPEGVKDENIKKCGREGTLLSKYNQQYHRLFKDVPLEEAVLKVCSCALQRDLLLQGRLYISPNWLCFHASLFGKDVKVVIPVVSVQMIKKHKMARLLPNGLAITTTSRKYVFVSLLSRDSVYDVLRRVCTHLQPSSKKSLSIREFPEEPECESLEVLIPEMKWRKVCPASRSLSLPDNIPCIPHASMGSTDGFFPSRKPLGSESAVREEETLEEETQSAGELRLWDYRLLKVVFVLICLLVASSSYLAFRISRLERQLRSLSWAGSVPGHR
- the GRAMD2A gene encoding GRAM domain-containing protein 2A isoform X6 gives rise to the protein MTALSRGEAAEASSNQQMHGKTASLKSTEKLDRVQRPPDSSPHWPEGVKDENIKKCGREGTLLSKYNQQYHRLFKDVPLEEAVLKVCSCALQRDLLLQGRLYISPNWLCFHASLFGKDVKVVIPVVSVQMIKKHKMARLLPNGLAITTTSRKYVFVSLLSRDSVYDVLRRVCTHLQPSSKKSLSIREFPEEPECESLEVLIPEMKWRKVCPASRSLSLPDNIPCIPHASMGSTDGFFPSRKPLGSESAVREEETLEEETQSAGELRLWDYRLLKVVFVL
- the GRAMD2A gene encoding GRAM domain-containing protein 2A isoform X5 yields the protein MTALSRGEAAEASSNQQMHGKTASLKSTEKLDRVQRPPDSSPHWPEGVKDENIKKCGREGTLLSKYNQQYHRLFKDVPLEEAVLKVCSCALQRDLLLQGRLYISPNWLCFHASLFGKDVKVVIPVVSVQMIKKHKMARLLPNGLAITTTSRKYVFVSLLSRDSVYDVLRRVCTHLQPSSKKSLSIREFPEEPECESLEVLIPEMKWRKVCPASRSLSLPDNIPCIPHASMGSTDGFFPSRKPLGSESAVREEETLEEETQSAGELRLWDYRLLKVVFVLICLLVASSSYLAFRISRLERQLRSLSWAGSVPGHR